The genomic window gaattcgtaAGAaagtttcttcgagaattcatctggaagttcctcggagaattcctaCGAAATCTCCACAAGAAATTGCTCCAGATATATCTGCGGAAGTGCCTTCAGGATCTCTTCCGGtaatcttcagaaattctatcGGAAGTTCCTATATAAATGCTTCGAGATGTTTGCTCAGAAGATCCCCGAGAAGTcatgtaacttctttaataatTGCTCATAGCATTTCTCGTGAAATTttctctggagttcctccaaaaacttctccaagaacacttcataaattacttcgcAAACTCTACTGAAATTACCACGAGGACTCTTCCACGAGACACTCTCTCCGTAGGCGCAGTTTACCTTCCTCCTGACAGGAAAAATGACTGCACTATTATCCGTGAACATGTGGATTCGTTAGCCTCAATTTCTACTAGTTTAGGCCCACACTCTCCGGCGCCCCTATTCGGCGACTACAACCAagccggggccctccttagccgtgcggtaagacgcgcggctacaaagcaagaccatgctgagggtggctgggttcgattcccggtgccggtctaggcaattttcggattggaaattgtctcgacttccctgggcataaaagtattatcgtgttagcctcatgatatacgaatgcaaaaatggtaacctggcttagaaacctcgcagttaataactgtggaagtgcttaatgaacactaagctgcgaggcggctctgtcccagtgtggggatgtaatgccaattagaagaagaagaagaaccaagCCGGATTACAATGGCGCTTCAACGACATACCTGTGATAGATCCACTGCTTTCGCATATGCCGGTGGCATGCTGTACTCTGTTGGATGGATTTAACTTTAATGGTTTCACTCAAGTGAATTCCATTCCGAACCGAAACGGACGATTGCTAGATCTAGTCCTGGCGAATGATCCCGCATTACCGAGCACACACATTTCCCTACCAGTCGAACCACTGATCAGTTTAGATGCCGACCACCCTGCTCTCGAAGTGTCTTTTACTCTACCTGATCCGATTCGTCATTCGTCGCCATCTGAATGTTACTCTCTTGACTTTCTACGGGCCGATTATGCTGCACTGAATGATGCGCTTGCGGTAATTGATTGGCAATTTATTGAATCGACTAACAGTATCAATGATGCAGTGGATTTCTTTAGTATTGCGCTGGAAGATGTATTTCTCAACACTGTTCCAACCAGACGACCCCCGCAGAAACCTCCATGGTCGAATTCACGCCTACGCGCACTGAAACGCCAGCGTTCAGCTGCTCTCCGTAAATACTGCAATTATCGCTCACCATATTCCAAACAACTATTCAATTTCGCAAGTAATCGTTACAGAAGTACAACCATTTCCTCTACAATCGACACGTGAGACAAACCGAAGCAAACCTATGTAAGAACCCAAAAAACGTTTGGTCGTTTGTTAAATCCAAACGGAAGGAATCAGGGTTTCCTTGTTCTATGTTTCTTGGAAATGACACAGCAGATACCGAAAAAGAGATATGTAATCTGTTCTTGTCGGGCGAGTGTTTCAAGCAAGTGTTTCACAATTTCACTGCCTCGCCGGTGCAAGTGTTACGTGCCATTGACGGGACGCCACGTGATGATGCATTTTGACATTCCCCGCATTACTGAAGACATGGTGATGGCCGCAATGCGCAAACTGAAGCTCTCCTTCACAACCGGCCCAGATGGGATTCCATAATCAGTTTTGAAACGTTGTGCTATAAATCTCTGCCGCCCACTTGCGAGAATTTTCCAGCTTTCGGCACTGCAAAGCGAGTTTCCTTCACACTGGAAACATTCGTATTTCCGGTGCATAAAAAGGGAGATAAGCGGAATATTCTCAATTACCGCGGAATCACATCTCTGCCTGCCTGTTCGAAGTTGTTTGAAATTATCATGCATGACGATTTATTTGCGTGTTTTAAAAACTACATTGATTTCGATCAACACGGTTTTTATCCGAAGCGGTCGGTTACTACGAACTTGGTTCAATTTACGTCCAGCTGCCTGCGTTGTTTGGATTCTGGATGGCAGGTTGATGCAGCATATATGGATCTGAAAGCCGCTTTCGAAACTGTGGACCATGAAATTTTGCTTGCTAAGCTGATGTTACTCGGCGTCTCATCAACGGCTACCGATTGGTTTAGGTCATATTTGCAGAATCGTTCGATGCGTGTGAAAATTGGCACGTCAGAATCAGAAGTTTTCGCAAACAAATCCGGAGTACCTCAAGGCAGCAATCTGGGCCCGCTACTGTTCTCGATCTTTATTAATGATATTTTCATGCTGTTGTCACAAGGCTGCCGCCTCTTCTACGCAGACGATTCAAAAATCTATAACGTTATAAAAAACCTGACAGACTGCAACGAACTGCAAAATATGTTATATATTTTTGCGGACTGGTGCTCAAGAAATCTCATGGACTTCAGGTCACTCctaacggaatccaagtttaaaagtgcttgCGTTTTCGCATTATTGCATCGTTTATtgcacgcatgctgcgacgcagcaaagctaaatcaacaaaaatgacagttgtgcgccgcctctaaatcgagtagtgtgcccccgaaaacgcgagcacttttaaacttggattccgtcaggagtgaccttagggaaagtccattaattacgtaacgcaaaaattgggcattttcaaccccccctcccgcctatgtcacactttttgtatgaaacatctaaaaattttgtatggatcgtcacactttgctcaaacccccctcccccctctaagcgttacgtaatttgtagaAGCTCCCTTAAGTATTGAAAAATGCAACATCATTTCATATCACCGGAAAACGCACTAATCATATTCGACGCACTAATCATATTCGACGCACTAACCATATGTCCTGTCTGGACGATCGCTCACTCGCGTTCAGCACATTGAGGATCTTGGCGTTATCCTGGATAGCGGACTTACATACAGACCTCACTACGATGACATTGTAGCCCGAGCTTATCGTCAAttgggttttattttcaaaattgccgGTGAATTCCGTGATCCGTTATGCTTTAGATCACTGTACTGTTCCCTTGTGCGATCAATACTGGAATCATCCGCTGTTGTTTGTTGCCCTTACCAGACCACATGGATCGCTAGAATCGAAGCCGTTCAACAGAAGTTTCTACGATACGCTCTTCGATCCCTAAGATGGCGTGATCCGACGAACTTGCCATCGTACGAGGAGCGGTGCCGGTTGATTAGCATCGAACCACTAGAGTTTAGACGGATCGCCACTCAAGCTACGTTTGCTGGGAAGCTGCTCACGGGTCACATAGATTGTCCAGCACTACTGTCGCAGTTAAATCTATATGCACCTGAAAGACCTCTTCGTCAACGTCTATTTTTGCTTCTAGAACCACAGACTAGCAACTATGCACTACACGAACCAATTCGATTCATCAGTCGCCGCTTCAACGAATTCTTCGATATTTTTGACTTTAATTCATCAGTTGACGTGTTTCGTCATCGGTTACtagactttttccgtaccgctgACCGTAACCAATTAGTTTAACTAAGGCTGTGATCCATTCCAACGAttcatttaacttttagttgaaatttgacagttcgatggttatttcgctgtggttaaaaataaccatgctccggagcatggttagatttgacagttcgatagttaaactttgttcgcgagaaaattggcgccaaatccatttcgttccgaataactatcaatctgtcaaaactcaaatgggtcggcttcggagtaaaattttaaccacgatgagAAAATAACCATcaaagtgtcaaattttaactaaaagttaaatgaatcggtggaatggttcacagcctaatattcatttagacattcattgtcagttgaattattttaataaataaacaaataaatatttattctgaattccatcTGAAATTGACAATATTGACATGAAATTCAACTAAACCCacctttcaggaattcttccagaaatttgtctaggaattcttgaagaccTTCTTATGGAAATTAAATCCGCGATATCTAGACCCAGAAAATCTTACACGCATTCAtctgaaatttcttccaaaaaatctttcccaaaaattcttctaagagtTCTCCCGGAAACTTGTTCACAAATAAATCATTCTGGAAAttaattcttccgaaatttgtttaggaatccttccgaaatttttttcaagaaccACTTCACAAATTACTCCAAGGAcaaattcagggaaattccttcgaaaactcATCCAAAAATATctctacacccaaaaaaaaatcgttggtgaaATTAAAAGAAACGCTGGTAAAATCAAGAAAATCAGTCCTTTCTACCACCGTTGCCACTTGATGTTCCACCATCGTGATTCTATTTTTGGCTTGATTTACATTTCCGTTTGATTACCGCCGCCGAAACATCTGcttttcttcttccgtcttaAATTGGAGTTGCTTCTTGAGAACTAGCAACAAcatggaatgaaaaaaaaactttcggccTGTGGTCCATCAGGTCCAGCCGTtgaatttgagtactgcaatcaaagcTTTCATTGTTGGGTCTGGTTATTgcaattcattcatttatttagttaacatctaaacagataacactgaatcaacaatttgacgccacaatgcacggttcgaggccgcatctctccatcctcggatacgccccacgctcgccaagtcgttctgcacctggtctgcccatctcgctcgctgcgctccacgccgtctgtacctgccggatcggaagcgaacaccatctttgcagggttgctgtccggcattcttgcaacatgtcctgcccatcgtacccttccggctttagctaccttctggatactgggttcgccgtagagttgggcgagctcatggttcattcttcgccgccacacaccgtcttcttgcacaccgccaaagatggtcctaagcacccgtctctcgaatactccgagtgcttgcaagtcctcttcgagcattgtccatgtttcatgtccgtagaggacaaccggtcttattagcgtcttggcacatttggtgcggtggcgaatcttttcgaccgcagttcttctggagcccgtagtaggcccgactgccacagatgatgcgccttcgtatttcacgactaacgtttttggcagccgttagcaaggatcctaggtagacgaattcctcgaccacttcgaagggatccccgtctatcgtaacactgcttccccaggcaggccctgtcgcgctcggttccgcccacaagcatgtactttgtctttgacgcattcaccaccagtccaacttttgttgcttcacgtttcaggcgggtgtacagttctgccacctttgcaaatgttcggccgacaatgtccatgtcatccgcgaagcaaataaattgactggatctgttgaaaatcgtaccccggctgttacacccggctctccgcatgacaccttctagcacaatgttgaacaacaggcacgaaagtccatcaccttgtcttagtccccggcgcgattcgaacgaactggagtgttcgcccgaaatcttcacacagttttgcacaccatccaccgttgctttgatcagtctggtaagcttccagggaagctgttctcatccataattttccgcagctctacgcggtctatactgtcgtatgccgccttgacaTCCACGGACGGCTGGCGCGTTGGGGCCTGGTATGAACGGCATGTTGAAgagatttgccgtacagtaaagaacTGGTCCCTTGTCGCGCGGCCGTCAACggagccggcttgataacttcccacgaagtGTTTGGTgcgcgcaggtttagaggaaacagcggaacacgtgttgttcgtgtgctcacgttttcgcgcaatgcgtgaccacatgcttgccacatgtggtctggacactaccccggacaacctagttcggaggatgtgtaaagatgaagttggctggaacgccgttttatcggctatcgcccaaatcgtctcggagctacacagaaggtggcgcgtggactcaagcgatggctagttcaggcgcaaataagaggtggtcaagggatcggagtcggcttcatgggtcattccggtgccctgtggtcgaactcgatcctttttatcaaacaagtggccgcgcgaagaacaacatggtatcgccgctttcgcggcgtcggtcaaccaggcgggttccgaACCCGAGGAcgaaaaggggtcctcgtcaaggctggggcaggcgtaggcctcgcgtcggcagaGTCCCtggtgtgctggcgaataggccctatcgcagaaaggtcaatttggggtgcacgcggcatcatcattcttgataccagtcgtgcagagggaagcaggcgcgaagtcgaccctgcccaccttccgaggacatagggcgtggtaaggccacctggaaagccggcaatgcgctggcacgataccatggtgttcttctaaaaagcgagtcacgatgttcgatgctgcaaggacacgcagctaacctcgagggtgcgtcatgcactggccccctttgaagcattactttctggttgtaccgaagggacgatgggcttagcggcaatggaaacggtttagctggtcaggggatgcagccctgcctccctcattggaggtggcccctaacccagcacttcctggtcaacccaggatgtctgttgagcagattccccctccattgtttaggaaaaaaaaaatgtgctttGCTGTAAATGTGCTGTGTgtgaggttggtactcggattctgatggcttttccgcaaacgtgaccaaAAAAAAAGATACACACACACTATAATAGTGCTTTCGATTATCATGTTCCGGTTCAGAATGTTCTGTTCGACAAAAATATGGAACTATTCAATCATTGACAACATTAGCATAGTGCAAACAGGAATTGTAATGTGCTACTCTTATTACCATTTTGCTAACTTCACCCCAATATTTTCGGATAATGCATTGTGGATAGATAATAGGGCCATATGTGGTTGTCGATAATaattacactggattctgtttttacactatttacattttctcaattttccactcatcctaaatgtttaacgtatattcattatcatgtgatttttctttgaattattctggattttttgaaacatgttgcgaagagtttggtggcaaattgaagtacacgttcaaaaatacgagcgaaaaaaaatcgtgtaaaaacaaaatcctgtgtattatGAATTGTATTTCGCTTCTAACAAGTGcaaaattccaaaaatggtTGAGATGACCAAGCTGCTTCGCCTTCAAATTTTTTCCCATTCacatattaaaattatttgatGATCCTAAAGTATACAAACACAAATTCATTGCATAACCTTCTACTCTTTGTTGTATACACTGATACAAATTTTGAATATAGCTTTGGAAATGTTTTTAAGTAATCGTACTTCTAAATTACAGATTTTTAAAACCGAAGATTGTTCATACCCATACATTTGCATAGTATGTAAAAATCAGATAAAGCAATGGCATCGGTTCTACATAACATGCGTCAATAATAACGAAATCTATCAACTACGAATTTTGGAATTATTTGGCGGAACACATGATGCCCAACCAGAAGTATCGTTTACCTTGAAAGAAGAATCTACAGACAATATCTGTAAAAGTTGGAACCTAGATCAAACACTGAAGTTTGAAACGGTTGAAGTTAGAACGCTCCCCATCAATGAATTATCTTACACCGAACCGGAGGAACCTCCAAAGAGAAAGCGTGGTCGACCAAGATTGAACACGAGTGAGAAAAAAACGGAATTATCGACAGCCAAAAAGCGAGGCCCACCCACTTTGAAATTAAAGAAGAAAAAGTTGTCGCCTTCCTCGGACAAAAagcgtggaagaccaaaaaTTAATCATGAGCCGAAGAAGTACAAACCCCGCCCTAAGATGTGTCCCATTTGTGGAAAGTTCTTCACGGTGTTACGCGAGCATATTCGAAACCACAACAATGATCGCAAGTAATTAACGTTGATATTGTTTTCCCTAGCAGTTATGAATAGTtgtaattacatttttttcacctCAAGGTATCAGTGCTCGTACTGTGCGAAAACGTTCATTGGAAGGAGTAATTT from Armigeres subalbatus isolate Guangzhou_Male unplaced genomic scaffold, GZ_Asu_2 Contig245, whole genome shotgun sequence includes these protein-coding regions:
- the LOC134203820 gene encoding zinc finger protein 501-like, whose protein sequence is MEVERLCRLCLQEGPDNVYSRNIESGNAEESSETSIEQLVLQYLPIQIFKTEDCSYPYICIVCKNQIKQWHRFYITCVNNNEIYQLRILELFGGTHDAQPEVSFTLKEESTDNICKSWNLDQTLKFETVEVRTLPINELSYTEPEEPPKRKRGRPRLNTSEKKTELSTAKKRGPPTLKLKKKKLSPSSDKKRGRPKINHEPKKYKPRPKMCPICGKFFTVLREHIRNHNNDRKYQCSYCAKTFIGRSNFFTHVNIHTRTKWYKCKLCDKQYIYVKSLKQHMAIHTGERKYICTICNKSYRQMTSLARHKRNHFEEPQIKCSECDHLFYTNGELNKHFKKHLPDRPFACEICGRAFYRKCNLRTHMKIHLPKTKSGSKADKKSPDGAVSDEEITDYDT